The stretch of DNA TCGAAGAACATATCCTGCGGCTTTTGCACGAGAAAATCAATATGTTCGAGATGGTCATCGGCGGCCTGGACGCCATTCTGGAGCGCTTCGAGCAAGGCGATTCGCTGGAAATGCGGCTTACGAAGCTGCTCCTGGAAGCAAAATCGGATGAGGAAATCCGCGCCCGGATTGACGAAATCGGCGGCGATTGGGCCGCCTTGCAGGCGAAACTGGCGGCGGAACGGCAGGCGCTGTCGGAGATGCAATCGGCAGCCGGCGACCGAAATCATTCATGAGAGGCGATAGGCAATGAATGAAATGCGCGTAAAAGAGTTTGCGGCCGAATATTTGCAGGCGACCGGCAGCCGGATTATCGAGATGGGACGGCGGCATATTCTCGTCAAGCTGTCGCCGGAAGCGGACAAGCAATTGACCAATCGGCCGTTTTACTGGGGATTCGTCGAGCGAACCGGCGTGGAACCGGAAACGATGACGTTTCTGTTCCAATTCGGCCCGACGGATGAAGCCGCGCCGGTAAAAACGCAACTGCCGGGCAGGGTCGTTTCCGAGCGCATTACGTTTGGCAGCCGCAGGCTGGAGGATATTTTCAAGGCATGCAAAGCAAAGGGCAAATTCGTCAACCTGTTTGAACAACCGGCGGAAGGCGCGAGGATTTCGGGGCGGTCGTCCACTTGCACAACCTGGTTCGCGGTCAATTACAAAATCGAGTTTGCCTGCGATATGAAACGGGATGAACTGCATTCCCTGGGCATCAGCTTATCCACCGGCGAAATTGTGGAGAACTTTTACCCGATTATCTGTAACAGACAGCTTTCCCCGAAATTGCCCGCTTACACGCAATTAAAAGAAACGATCTCTTTAACGACCGCGCTCATCCATCTGGAACGCCATCTGGAGAACAAGTTGAAAACATACGACACGGCATGGGCGGAAGAAGCCAAAATGAGGCTTGCCGAAGAGCTGGATCGGGTCAGCGGATATTACGAGCCGATGCTGGCCTCAGCCGGCAAGGAGGAGCAGGCGGAAATCCGAACAAAATTCCAAAGCCGCATAGCGGAAATTAATTGGCACTACTCGCCGCGCATATTGGTTAATGCCGTCAATTGCGGTTTGTTTCATCTCCTGCGCGAACCTGTTGGCAAAACATGACCGAATCCATTCCGATCGGACAAAAATAGATGCGGCCGCGCGGACAGGTTCCAACATACTTTTCACGCGCGATTTTTTATACTGAAACAGGTATACAAGCCCGCTCACGGAAAGGTTGCCTGCACATGTGGAGGAAAAACATGCTTGCCCCGCTGTTTGCCGTAATTTTTGCGGCATCGCTTTTTTCGGCGGCGCAAACCGCCGCGCAAGCGGATTATGCGGAGACGGCGAAGCAGCCATTCGCGCTGAATGATGCCGTTTCGCGCATAATATCCGAATTGGCGGAGCAAAAAGAATTTGCGGCCTGGAAAAAAGCCGCGCGGACGATTTACCCTTTGGGCGCCGGATTGCACGGTTGGGTTGTGCTGGTGCAAGCGGATGGCAAAGCGGCGGGGTATCTCGTCATCACGGCGTCGCCCGCTGACGAACGGCATTTTATTTTGTCCGAATACGGTTTCGGGGAGTTTCCGCTGTACAGCAAAGCTACCCTTTACCGGGCATTGCGCGACGGTGAACTGCTGCCGCCGCAGGAAAGCGCCGCGGAGTTTCGCGAAGATATCTCCTTTGCCGCGACAAGCGTGTATCCCAATGCGCTGCATGCGGTATGGCGCGTATCCTTCCGCGCACGGCATACAGGCGGCGAAACCGTCTACGTTGACGCAAAAACGGGGGAAATATACCCGCAGGAGGCGGAGGCGGTCGAGAAACTGGCGAACAAAGAAAGCAAGCCGCCCGGCGTGCCGGTCGCGGCGAAATTCGTCCAAGCCGTCAGCTTGCCGGAATTTGACCCGTACGAAAACATCGGTTGGGTCGTTGACGAGCCGGCCAACATTGCGAGCATGCGGGATTTGCTTGAGATGCTGCAAAGCAAGCAAAAGCTGACCTATGTCGCCAAGCTGTTTCAGGAAGAAGTCGTCATGCCGTACGCCGTCACCGGGTACCATACGTGGGACGAAGGCGAGGCGTTTATCCGGCTCGATCAGGACGGCCCCAGGTACATTCCGTTTTCCGTTCTGGCCCGCTGGGGAAAATTTTACGAAACAGCCGAACGTTCAATCGAAACGTTTGCGCCGCCTAAGCCGCCCGGTCCAGACGGACAAAGTGACCGGAAGCAAGCCGAACCAGTTTAGCGACCATTTCCCGCGCGCTTTGCGGCGTTCGATTTTTTGCGCGCGGCGTTTCTCCTTCGGCGTCTCCAGAAAGTGGACAAATTGTTCCGCCAAATATTTTACCAACTCTTCGCTGTCGTATTTGCCCATATGCCATAACCTCCGCAAACAGTCCTTCATAAGTCAGTTTTTCCGAAAAAAAGCGCCGATAATCATTGCCAGGCAACATTATCGGCGCTGTCGCGAATTGGGCTTGTCAAATCTTTTCCGGGGTTTCAAGACCAATCAGATTTAATCCCGTCTTCAATACGGTTTGCACCGCTTTTACCAAAGCCAGACGGGCCGTTCTGACCGGCTGGTCGGCCAAGAGAATCGGGCGCTCATGATAAAACCGGTTGAAGCTTTGCGACAAATCGATCAGATAGCGGCTGATTACGGACGGTTCATATTTGCGCATCGCCATTTCCACCCGTTCGGGGAACAAATAAAGTTCTTTCAAAACCCGCTGCGCTTCCGCATCCTGCAACTGTTCCACAGCGATGGCCTCATGCGCAATCACCAATTCCCCGTCGCTTTCCGCTTTGCGCAACACGCTGCACGCCCTGGCGTGCGTATACTGGACGTATGGGCCGGTTTCCCCGTCAAAGTTGAGGGCCTCATCCCAGGAAAAGGCTATATCCTTGATCCGGTTCATGCTGAGGTCGTTAAAAATTACCGCGCCGACGCCCACCTGGCGGGCAACTTCATCTTTATTGGGCAAATGCGGATTTTTGCTTTCAATAATTTCCCGCGTTTTGGCGATCGCCTGTTTCAGCAGATCCTCCAACATCACCACATTGCCTTTGCGCGTCGCCAAACGCACACCCTCGAGGCTGACCCTGCCGAACGCAACGTGCACAAGCTTGT from Bacilli bacterium encodes:
- a CDS encoding YqzE family protein; its protein translation is MGKYDSEELVKYLAEQFVHFLETPKEKRRAQKIERRKARGKWSLNWFGLLPVTLSVWTGRLRRRKRFD
- a CDS encoding YqhG family protein, encoding MNEMRVKEFAAEYLQATGSRIIEMGRRHILVKLSPEADKQLTNRPFYWGFVERTGVEPETMTFLFQFGPTDEAAPVKTQLPGRVVSERITFGSRRLEDIFKACKAKGKFVNLFEQPAEGARISGRSSTCTTWFAVNYKIEFACDMKRDELHSLGISLSTGEIVENFYPIICNRQLSPKLPAYTQLKETISLTTALIHLERHLENKLKTYDTAWAEEAKMRLAEELDRVSGYYEPMLASAGKEEQAEIRTKFQSRIAEINWHYSPRILVNAVNCGLFHLLREPVGKT